From the genome of Sphingobacterium sp. UGAL515B_05:
GCACCAAGTAGTGATGGTCTGATGGATCAAAATGCACTTGACGCACTGAAGACAATCGGTACATTATACAAAAATAAACCCAACTACAGTGCATTACCAAGTTACCAGGCACCTATAGTCGATCACAATATTGCCAAACAAGTGCCTTCATACAGTAGCTGGAGTGATGACATGAACATTATGGATTTTGCCAACGACGATAACTTTGGTAGTGCCTGGGTCTCCAATCCGGCAGTCAAAGGTGAAGTATGGTATGAATTGGATTTTGAACGTAGTAAAGCCTTCAATAGTGTTGTTATTACGGAGGGAAAAGACAATCCTTCACAGTATAACTTATCCTATCTGAAAGATGGTAAATGGCATCCTATCGCGGTTACAGCGGTACAACAGGGCCGCATCAAGATCTTTCGCTTTGAGGAAGTACTGGGACAAAAATTACGTTTCAGCATTAAACCTGAAAAAGGCCATGCGGTCGTAAACGAAATTGGCGTTTATCAAGAAAGAAGATAGCAGCCATACCCAAAGTAGCACTCAACGAGAGCTTAGTCTTCTCTTATAAAAGTTCCTCCAAGGCACTTTTATAAGAGAAGATTATTTTTATGGTTTATCTAGATAATCCTCCAAGACCTTTCCATTTTTATTAAATCTCACGTAATAACCATGCATAAGGACCTGAATACGTTTTGTCTCACCCTCTCTTTTTCCAAAAGTACCAACAGCGCTCCTATCGGGTGCTCCAAAATCAAAATCCATATCAAGCAATAACGGATATTTCATTGTATTGACCAGCCCCACGCGATTACTACCTTTAATCCAACGGGTCAAATCATCATCTCGATCATTGTAATAGGTCCCCAGCCTCAACAAATAAATTTCTTCATTCCTATCCAAGCTTAGATAAATCCTTTCCTTTTCGTTCTTAAATCGGCACTTGCCCACTTGTTGAGCCAGCAATTTCTCAATCGAATCTGGAAACACATACAAAATCTCTTGAGCAGACACAATTGAAGTGACATAGCAGACGATTAATAACAATAAACAAGTCTTTAATGGAAATACTTTCATCACATTTTTTTGAGGGACTATACTTTCTGTAAAATCAGAGGAACAGATTCCATTTCCAAAGAATTTATTTCATCCAAATGGACATGTGCACCTATCGGCACATCATCCTGTGCCAATATCAAAAGCTGTTTGGCCAGTGATATAAGTCCTTGCCGGTTTGCAGTAATTACAATTTCATCAGCTATTATTTTACTCGCAATTTCAAACCCTTCTTCCCAAGAAGACTGCACTCCCAAGGCATCTGCATAATCAGGTAAGTTAATTTCTATATTCATTGGCAATAACTGTATACGCATAAACTTACTCAAAATCGGATAGACTTAAGCGAATACGATCAAAAATTTCATCATAGCAATAAATATATCCCTTCAAAAACGACTTAGTATCATCCTCTTAGCCTATAGCTTGTAGAGCAAAATCAATTGTTCCTATGAAATTTCACCTTTTTCCATTTCTTAAACTAGTTCAACGTGCAATAACATATAGCCCCCTAACTTTGATTGCATGCGATATTCCCATGGAAATGATCCATGATAAACTGAAAAGATGTCGCATTAAATAACAATAAAATACATATTTATGAAACCATCACCTGCACTATTATCTCCGACCAATCATGCCTTGGTCCTCATTGACTTCGAAGGTCAAATGGCTTTTGCCACAAAGAGTATCACCATGGAAGAGTTGCGAACAAACGTCGCTATTCTCTGTGGAGCTTCCAAAATTTTCAGCGTTCCTACCATTGTTACAACGGTTGCCGAAGAAAGTTTCTCAGGTCCGGTATTTCCGGAAATTGAGGAAGTCTATCCGCAGACAAGCAATACCTATATTGACCGTACGAGCATGAATACCTGGGAAGACGAAGGTGCTTATCGTACCATCACCGGCACTGGAAAACAGAAGCTGGTTTTAGCTGGCTTATGGACAAGTGTCTGTATCGTTGGTCCGGCACTCTCTGCATTGGCCGAACATTACGAAGTATACGTCATCACGGATGCCTGTGGGGATATCAGTCACGAAGCCCACGAACGTGCCATCCAACGCATGATTCAGGCTGGTGTGCATCCCATTACTTCCATTCAATACCTTTTGGAGCTACAACGGGATTGGGCACGTGAAGAAACCTATGTTGCAGTAACAGATCTAATGAAAAAACATGGTGGCAGCTATGGCTTAGGGATTCATTACGCCCATAATATGATAAAACACGGCTAATTCAACGGCAAAAAATCATTCAAATCATAACTCGTGCAAAAGCAACAGACCATATTCAACTACATCCGTCAGGCGGCCGTCGTATTGTCGATAATCAGCCTATTTCCGCATTTTTCCAAGGCGCAGACCTATAAATTAATGCGTTTTGAGGAAGACTACAGCTACCTCGCGGACAGTACACGACATGGTAATCAAAAGCTTAAATATAGCCCATTAACCAAGAACGGTAAATTATGGCTTTCGATGGGTGGCGAGGCACGGTTGGAATACGTCGATTTTAACAATGAAGACTGGGGACGCATACAACTTGGGCATAACAACTTTCTACTGCAACGTTATAGCATGCACGCCGATCTACATTTCGGAACGCGTCTCCGTCTTTTCACCCAGCTTCGCTCGGCCCTACAGCATGGTCGTAAAAACGGTTCCCGCCAGATCGATGAAGACCAACTGAATGTACAGAACCTATTTATCGATGGAACGCTGTTCAAACAAAATGATAAATCAGTATTGATTCGCCTTGGCAGGCAGGAGCTTGACTATGGCTCCGGCCGATTAATCTCCGTCGGTGAAGGCCCGAATGCCCGAAGATATTTCACTGGAGCAAAACTAGCTTACAACAGCAGTAAAGTGAATATTGAAGCATTTGCCATGATGGCAGATACCATTAGACCGGGTGTATTTGACAATAAACCCTCCAAACAGGTGAACTTGTGGGGAGCATACGGTAAATTTATTGTTCCTCAACAGGCCAATCTCGATTTATATTACATCGGCATCTATCGCGATCGTTCGGTTTTCGAGGAAGGTATAGCACAGGAGATCCGTCATACCCTAGGAGCCCGGGTATGGAAATATGGCGGCGGATTTATTTATAACCTTGAAGGGGCTTATCAATTTGGATCTTTTGGCCAAAGTAAGATAGCAGCATGGACCGCTTCCGTCGATATCGGTTACCTCTTTGAAAATACGATGCTCAGACCATCCATAAATCTACGCAACGACTATATTTCGGGAGACAAAAAGGCTGGAGATGGAAATCTACAAACTTTTAATCCAATATATCCAAAAGGAGGCTATTTTGGCTTCAGCCCGCAAGTAGGCCCTGTTAATCTGATTGATATCCATCCCTACGCCACTTTCGATCTCCTTTCCAAACTCAAGATGCAGGTTGACGTCGTTTTCAACTGGCGGCATACCCTACAGGATGGTGTATACAGGCCAAGCGGATCATTCAATCTGGCTGGATCTGTTTCGCGTAAACGCTATATCGGCACGGCTTATCTGGCCAATTTCACCTACGCTGCCAGCAAGCAACTGTCGCTAGTAACAGGTATTCAATATTTCAAAACCGGCGCTTTCATTGAAGACATCATTAGCACACCAAAAAATGGCATTTTCTTCAATAGCAGAATCGCCTTTAAATTCTAAAAACATGAAAACAACAAAGAGACTCTTTCAAAAGAAAGCATTTCAATGGGCACTAATCGCGTTGTTTGGCCCCCTTGCAGTCACTCCCATACAGTCCTTTGCACAAGCAAAGGCAGCAGTTCCCAACAAAACGACAGCGATAGGAACAAGTACCATCTGGGGTGATGTCGATGGGCTCACTATTGAAGGCCTCGTTCAAGGTCCTTCGACAGCAGCAAGTGATCTACAGGTTGCCTGTATATTTGAATATACCGAAGGTGATATCTTCATCTCCCCTCCAGCATTGCCTGCCGCATTGAATGGACTTGTACATTTAGATGAAGCCTTACATGGCACACTCACTGAAATACGTAAAACAGGAAAATTTAAGGGACATGCACTCGAAACGCTGCTTTTAACTCCGAGCCAACAGGGCACACTTGCAAGTAAAAAGCTGTTGTTAATCGGACTAGGCAAACGGGAAGACTTTAGACCTGAACTCATGAAGGATGTCGCTCATGTGGCGATGCGTGAAGCGTTACGCCTTGGTGTCAGTGATTTCAGTTTTGCCAGCGACCTCAAAGATGCCGGAATAGATTCCCCGACAGCATTAGTAGCCGAAAATGTTGTACTTGGTAGCATCGAAGCTTTCCGAGCCCAAACTTGGCTTGTTAAAAAACAGCTCGACGAATCACCTTCTTTACGTAAAATCATCTTGCTGGCCGGACCTGCATTCTTCGAAACCGCTGGCGAAGGTATCAAAAAAGCTATTTCTTCTCTACACAACTAAATAATAAAATCATGAAAACAGATCTTATCTTATATAATGGAAAAATAACCCATTTTGGTAGTGCACAACAACAAGTGACAGCGGTTGCAGTTCATAAAGGCAAGTTTGTCGCGGTAGGATCGGACAAAGATGTTTTGCCCTTCGCCAGCACAGGTACCAAATTAATTGATCTCGGTGGCAAGCGGGTTGTACCTGGTATCAACGACTCCCATATCCACCTCATTCGTGGTGGGCTCAATTACAATCTTGAATTACGCTGGGACGGTGTCCCTTCGTTAGCCGATGCATTACGGATGCTTAAAGAGCAAGTTGACCGTACGCCATATCCCCAATGGGTTCGCGTGGTGGGTGGCTGGTCCGAGTTTCAATTTGCCGAACGTCGTATGCCAACCTTAGCAGAAATCAACGCCATTGCACCCGATACTCCAGTCTTCATCCTTCATCTATACGATCGCGCACTCTTAAATGCGGCTGCCTTACGTGCTGTGGGGTATACGAAAGATACGCCTGCTCCTCCCGGAGGAACCATCGAACGCGATCCACAAGGTAATCCTACAGGTTTACTTATCGCTTCTCCGAATGCCATGCTCCTCTATTCTACCCTGGCTAAAGGGCCGGCATTACCTTACGAAGAACAGCTCAATTCGACACGTCATTTCATGAAAGAACTCAATCGATTTGGAATTACAAGTGTCATTGATGCGGGCGGTGGTTTTCAGAATTATCCCGAGCATTATCAGGTCATTAGCGACTTGCATCGCGATGAGCAACTTACTGTTCGTATTGCTTACAATCTATTTACACAAAAGCCCAAACAGGAATATGAAGATTATCAGCAATGGATCGAAAGTATTCCCGTCTACCAGGGAGATGATATGTACCGACACAACGGTGCTGGCGAAATGCTCGTATTCTCGGCTGCAGATTTTGAAGACTTCCTTCAACCCAGGCCTGAACTTGCGGAAAATATGGAAGCCGAACTCGAAAAAGTCGTCCGTCTACTCGTAAGTAATCGATGGCCATTTCGTTTACACGCTACTTACAATGAGAGCATAAGCCGTTTTTTGGATGTATTTGAAAAAGTAAATCGCGATATTCCATTCGATGGACTTGCCTGGGTATTTGATCATGCCGAAACCATTGATGAGCGCAACATTGAACGTACCAAAGCTTTGGGCGGCAGTATAGCGATCCAAAGCCGCATGGCCTACCAAGGTGAATATTTTGCCGAACGTTATGGAAAAGCTGCCGCAGAACATACGCCACCCATCAAAAAAATGCTGGCAATGGAAGTTCCCGTTGGAGGTGGATCTGATGCAACACGTGTGAGCAGTTATAATCCCTGGGTATCGATGTACTGGCTTACTTCAGGTAAAACAATAGGTGGCCTCCAGCTGTATAATGATAGCCGGCTCGATCGTCTTACAGCCTTACAGTTGTATACGAAGGGAAGCGCCTGGTTTTCACAGGAACAGCAGAAAAAAGGAGACATCGCAGTCGGTATGCTCGCTGATCTGACTGTACTTAACAATGACTATTTCGCCGTACCCGATGAAGATATTAAAGCCATAGAATCCGAGCTAACTATTGTAGGTGGCAAGATTGTATATGCCGCAGGAGATTTTAATTCTTTCTCTCCGCCGCCTATCCCTGTATTACCGGATTGGTCCCCAACAAAAACTTATGGTGGCTATTACAGCCTTACAAAAGCAGGGCAAAGTAACCAATTCAAGTCCGATGCAACACCAAGTGCTGTCCTGAACACAGTTCACCTATGCAGCGGCAGCTGTCAGGTACATGGACACGAACACAACCAGGCCCGGACCAGCAACATAGCCCTTAACAATTATACTGCATTCTGGGGCGCCCTAGGTTGCTCTTGCTTTGCTTTTTAACACAGAAAACAATAATGGAACTTATTCAAAAACTTTTGTATACCGACTTAGGTAATACGGTCAATAATTCAGCCATCCTTGTTTTCCGTATACTATTGGCCTGGGAGCTGCTAACCGTTCATGGCCTCAAAAAGGTCCGTACTGGTGGTGCTGGAGGGCAAGCAGAGGAAGTCGCGAATCCTTTAAATTTACCGGAGAAACTCAATACCCTAATCGCGCAATTTGCGGACAGTACCGTTCCCTTTTTTATTGCTCTGGGCTTATTTGGCCGCCTTGTTATCCTACCGACCATTGGCGTCACTGTAATCGGTTATTTCGTTGTTCATCGCCGCGATTCACGCGAGGTACGCGACGTACCCTTTATGTACAGCATCTGTCTCCTTTTGCTCCTATTTACTGGGCCTGGAACCTACTCCTTAGACTACTATATTTTCCAACTTCTAACAAATCAATAAAACTTATGGGAAGTTCAAACCACACGCAACTAACAACACTGGTCCTAACGCTGGTAGGAGGCTACTGCGACACTGTTACCTTTGTTGCTGCCGACAAAATATTTTCGGCCCACGTTACAGGCAACTTTGTCGTCTTTGCTTACCAATTGATTAATGGTGGCGATGCGATGGCCTGGATCAAATTGGCCACCTTTCCGGTGTTTATTTTATCGGTCATGGCTGGCGGTTGGCTTAGCGCACGGTCACACAAAAAAAATACCGTTCTTTTTGTTGAAGCCATCCTGCTGTTCGTTGCCGGATTGCTAGCGATCGTGCTACCCATTCAAAGTTCACAAACATGGATGTATAGTATCGTCATGCTTATTGTCTTTGCGCTGGGGATGCAAAATGCGTTCGGTAAACTATTTGCTAAAGAGACCTATGGTCCTACGACCATTATGACCGGCAATGTTACTCAGGCGTCCTTGGATTTATGTGTGCTGATCGCCAACAAATTCAAAAAAACGGATAACCCAATCAGCCTAGGAAAACAGCTTATCACGTTATCTGGCTTTTTTATTGGCTGTCTTTCGGGTGCTTTTCTCGGCAAGCAGCTGGGATTAAGCTCCGTTGTATTTGCGGGGATACTGATGCTAATCTGCTATTTTTTATCTAAAAACAACGATCAGTAAAATACGGTATGCAAATATAAAACAGCAAAAAGGTGCTACTCGAACAAGAGAGTCAGCACCTTTTAGTTTTAATTGCGGCAATAGACCTATTAAGCTTCGATAAAAGCGAGGATATCTTTATTGATGGTCTCTGCTTCCGTCGTAGGCATTCCATGTGGAAAACCAGGATAGGTAATTAAAGTACCATTTTGGACTAACTTAGCCGCTCTTCTGCCCGTTATATCAATAGGTACGATCTGATCATCTTCACCATGCAATACTAAGACAGGAATCTAGACTTTTTTAAGTTCTTCCGTAAAATCAGTTTCAGAGAAAGCTTTGATACAATCATAGTGAGCCTTAATACCGCCCATCATTCCTTGCCGCCACCAGTTGTCCATCACGCCTTGCTGTACATTTGCTCCATCGCGGTTATAGCCATAAAAAGCGAGGGTAAAATCCTGAAAATACTGTTGTCTACGTGTTGCAGTATTCAATCTTATTTCGTCAAAGACCTCCATAGGTACGCCATCAGGGTTTGTTGCACTCTTGGCCATGGTTGGGGTAACCGCACTGATCAATACAGCTTTTGAAACCCGAGAAGTACCATGATTGGTTATGTAGCGGACGACCTCGCCACCACCTGTTGAGTGGCCAATATGGATGGCATCTTTTAAATCCAATGCTTCTACCAATTGTGCAATATCCGACGCATAGGTATCCATCTCATTTCCTGTCGCCGTCTGTGTCGAGCGACCATGACCCCGGCGATCGTGTGCGATCACACGGTACCCTTTTTCGAGGAAGTACATCAACTGCGCGTCCCAATCGTCGCTGGATAAAGGCCAACCATGATGAAATACGATCGGTTGTCCTGTTCCCCAGTCTTTGTAATAAATTTCTGTTCCGTCTTGAACTTTGAATGTTGCCATGATGAATAATTTAATAGTTTTCAGTATTTGATGGTGGAATTGCAATCTGCAATCCAAAAAAATTTAATCCAGGTCTTTTGAATTGGGTTACAAATAAGCTCAACAAGTAAAACAACGATATATCCTTATTTATACAGTCGTGTCATTCTTTTTTTACGATAGGTTCTATTTTCCTGCAAAAGGCTTCTCGTCGTGTGCGCCCCTGTTTTTAAATAATAATCATATATTCAGTTTTCACCTAATATTTGAACCAGATCTTCCGCGCCACCGTCAAATTTCTGTCCATTGACAAAAAATGTCGGTGTCCCATTAACGCCACTCAGCATACCACTTTCAAAATCGCCATCCACACGGTCCTGTAACGCCTCGTCCTGCAAATCAGATTTAAACTTTGGCATGTCCAAATCCAGTTGCTCGGCGATATCCAAAAGCAATCTCGCACTCAGCAAGTTCTGGTTTTCGAAAATAGCGTCATGCATCTCCCAAAATTTTCCCTGCAGTGCTGCCGCTTCCGCCGCCAATGCTGCAGGTTTTGCATAAGGATGCATTTCCGACAGTGGAAAATTGCGGAATACAAATCTGATCTGGCTTCCCAGTTCGGCCATCATTTCTTTTATTACGGGATGAGCTGCACCGCAATGTGGACATTGATAATCCCCATATTCAACAATGG
Proteins encoded in this window:
- a CDS encoding hydrolase, with amino-acid sequence MKPSPALLSPTNHALVLIDFEGQMAFATKSITMEELRTNVAILCGASKIFSVPTIVTTVAEESFSGPVFPEIEEVYPQTSNTYIDRTSMNTWEDEGAYRTITGTGKQKLVLAGLWTSVCIVGPALSALAEHYEVYVITDACGDISHEAHERAIQRMIQAGVHPITSIQYLLELQRDWAREETYVAVTDLMKKHGGSYGLGIHYAHNMIKHG
- a CDS encoding alginate export family protein — its product is MQKQQTIFNYIRQAAVVLSIISLFPHFSKAQTYKLMRFEEDYSYLADSTRHGNQKLKYSPLTKNGKLWLSMGGEARLEYVDFNNEDWGRIQLGHNNFLLQRYSMHADLHFGTRLRLFTQLRSALQHGRKNGSRQIDEDQLNVQNLFIDGTLFKQNDKSVLIRLGRQELDYGSGRLISVGEGPNARRYFTGAKLAYNSSKVNIEAFAMMADTIRPGVFDNKPSKQVNLWGAYGKFIVPQQANLDLYYIGIYRDRSVFEEGIAQEIRHTLGARVWKYGGGFIYNLEGAYQFGSFGQSKIAAWTASVDIGYLFENTMLRPSINLRNDYISGDKKAGDGNLQTFNPIYPKGGYFGFSPQVGPVNLIDIHPYATFDLLSKLKMQVDVVFNWRHTLQDGVYRPSGSFNLAGSVSRKRYIGTAYLANFTYAASKQLSLVTGIQYFKTGAFIEDIISTPKNGIFFNSRIAFKF
- a CDS encoding M17 family peptidase N-terminal domain-containing protein; its protein translation is MKTTKRLFQKKAFQWALIALFGPLAVTPIQSFAQAKAAVPNKTTAIGTSTIWGDVDGLTIEGLVQGPSTAASDLQVACIFEYTEGDIFISPPALPAALNGLVHLDEALHGTLTEIRKTGKFKGHALETLLLTPSQQGTLASKKLLLIGLGKREDFRPELMKDVAHVAMREALRLGVSDFSFASDLKDAGIDSPTALVAENVVLGSIEAFRAQTWLVKKQLDESPSLRKIILLAGPAFFETAGEGIKKAISSLHN
- a CDS encoding amidohydrolase: MKTDLILYNGKITHFGSAQQQVTAVAVHKGKFVAVGSDKDVLPFASTGTKLIDLGGKRVVPGINDSHIHLIRGGLNYNLELRWDGVPSLADALRMLKEQVDRTPYPQWVRVVGGWSEFQFAERRMPTLAEINAIAPDTPVFILHLYDRALLNAAALRAVGYTKDTPAPPGGTIERDPQGNPTGLLIASPNAMLLYSTLAKGPALPYEEQLNSTRHFMKELNRFGITSVIDAGGGFQNYPEHYQVISDLHRDEQLTVRIAYNLFTQKPKQEYEDYQQWIESIPVYQGDDMYRHNGAGEMLVFSAADFEDFLQPRPELAENMEAELEKVVRLLVSNRWPFRLHATYNESISRFLDVFEKVNRDIPFDGLAWVFDHAETIDERNIERTKALGGSIAIQSRMAYQGEYFAERYGKAAAEHTPPIKKMLAMEVPVGGGSDATRVSSYNPWVSMYWLTSGKTIGGLQLYNDSRLDRLTALQLYTKGSAWFSQEQQKKGDIAVGMLADLTVLNNDYFAVPDEDIKAIESELTIVGGKIVYAAGDFNSFSPPPIPVLPDWSPTKTYGGYYSLTKAGQSNQFKSDATPSAVLNTVHLCSGSCQVHGHEHNQARTSNIALNNYTAFWGALGCSCFAF
- a CDS encoding DoxX family protein, translating into MELIQKLLYTDLGNTVNNSAILVFRILLAWELLTVHGLKKVRTGGAGGQAEEVANPLNLPEKLNTLIAQFADSTVPFFIALGLFGRLVILPTIGVTVIGYFVVHRRDSREVRDVPFMYSICLLLLLFTGPGTYSLDYYIFQLLTNQ
- a CDS encoding YoaK family protein; its protein translation is MGSSNHTQLTTLVLTLVGGYCDTVTFVAADKIFSAHVTGNFVVFAYQLINGGDAMAWIKLATFPVFILSVMAGGWLSARSHKKNTVLFVEAILLFVAGLLAIVLPIQSSQTWMYSIVMLIVFALGMQNAFGKLFAKETYGPTTIMTGNVTQASLDLCVLIANKFKKTDNPISLGKQLITLSGFFIGCLSGAFLGKQLGLSSVVFAGILMLICYFLSKNNDQ
- a CDS encoding DsbA family protein codes for the protein MSLKPKVSNADHILGNGQAELTIVEYGDYQCPHCGAAHPVIKEMMAELGSQIRFVFRNFPLSEMHPYAKPAALAAEAAALQGKFWEMHDAIFENQNLLSARLLLDIAEQLDLDMPKFKSDLQDEALQDRVDGDFESGMLSGVNGTPTFFVNGQKFDGGAEDLVQILGEN